A section of the Carassius carassius chromosome 17, fCarCar2.1, whole genome shotgun sequence genome encodes:
- the c17h1orf210 gene encoding type III endosome membrane protein TEMP, translating to MGSATHTVCVLLCFWVSRSCYTLQTVGPCTVNRETAAFDCSGKRLTSVPKHIWINVTELDLSDNLLDLTHSDSFKHLNLFSHLVSLNLSGNYLPLLLKDHLYSLSSLKILDLSRCQLAAVEANALVKLSSLQMLLLGDIQSTAVKDLRLSQFVEQNNRQKEGDRGMMIRASKRMAQDDRNDGYSKDVNYGAFLRKLLTMETPHANTTINESKTEDDPKTSSESWKVFVGVLGSAITLSVLIALVAKCKVVHKYLASYRHSRLSEVDATSQCDHANYEVGFSTQGGPGIRTAAPIHDIEADDDGFIEDNYIQASESERATRAAALTDDDEEVEEIEFSIG from the exons ATGGGGTCAGctacacacacagtgtgtgtgctCCTGTGTTTTTGGGTCTCGAGATCATGCTACACACTCCAGACCGTGGGTCCATGTACGGTCAACAGAGAGACG GCTGCTTTTGACTGCAGTGGGAAAAGACTTACATCGGTGCCAAAGCACATCTGGATTAATGTAACCGAACTGGACCTGTCTGACAATCTGTTAGACTTAACCCACAGTGACAGCTTCAAGCACCTCAACCTCTTCAGCCACTTAGTCTCACTGAATCTATCAGGAAACTACCTCCCCCTACTGTTAAAAGACCATCTCTACAGTCTTTCTTCTCTTAAAATACTAGACCTGAGTAGGTGTCAACTGGCCGCAGTGGAGGCAAACGCTCTGGTCAAGCTTTCCAGTTTACAGATGCTCCTCCTGGGGGACATTCAGTCGACTGCTGTCAAAGACCTGAGATTGAGTCAGTTTGTGGAACAGAATAACAGACAGAAAGAGGGAGACAGAGGAATGATGATCAGAGCTTCAAAGCGCATGGCACAGGATGACCGAAATGATG GATATTCTAAGGATGTCAACTATGGAGCCTTCCTTCGTAAACTACTCACAATGGAAACACCACATGCAAACACAACAATTAATG AATCAAAAACAGAGGATGATCCCAAAACATCATCAGAAAGCTGGAAGGTATTTGTGGGTGTTCTGGGGTCAGCGATCACCCTCTCTGTCCTTATCGCTTTGGTGGCCAAATGCAAAGTCGTGCACAAGTATCTGGCAAGCTACAGGCACTCCAGGCTCAGCGAAGTAGATGCCACGAGTCAGTGTGACCACGCAAACTATGAGGTGGGATTCTCGACCCAAGGTGGCCCAGGGATTCGCACAGCTGCACCTATTCATGACATTGAGGCGGATGACGACGGGTTTATTGAAGACAACTATATTCAAgcaagtgagagtgagagagccaCAAGAGCAGCAGCACTGACTGATGATGACGAGGAGGTGGAAGAGATTGAATTTAGTATTGGCTAG